Part of the Chloroflexota bacterium genome is shown below.
CCAAGGTGTTTGTTGATGGAATTGAACGTCCAACCACCTTCTTAAATAATGTTCAAATTAATTTCTCAATGCCAGTCAATACAGCGCTGGGCAATCATAGTGTGATTGTGCGCAATCCTGCGCCTGGCGGCGGCGATTCGAATAGTGTTAATTTGGCAGTTTTGCGCAATAGCGTCGGATTTAGCAGCATCACTCCCGATACAGGCGGCGTAGATGTGGGCTTGCAAACAACCTTCACGATTAGCTGGACTCACACCACCGATCCATGGCGGATTATCGATAGCCTTGATTTACGCTTGGTCAATGCCGATGGAATTGGGTTGTGGGCACGCTTTACCGAGGGTGTTTCGGGCACATTTAGTTTGCTCAACAGCGAGGGTGATATCATCGGCACAGCGATTGCCGAAAGTGAAACCATCCTCAGCAGCGATACTGCCGAGCTTGATGTTGAAGCCAGTAGCTTTACAGGCAGCGGCCCAACTGGCTTTAGCATGAATGTGACTTTCAACGTAACCTTCAACGAGGCAGCGCGTGGTCGCTACAATATCGAACTCTACGCCAGCGATGATCATGGCGAGTTGCAAGGGCCAGATGTATTGGGCACCTTCGATGTTGGCATTCACCAAATCTTCCTGCCGATGACAATTAAATAAATACTCAATATGAATAGCTAGCCCGCTCAACTCTTTGTGAGTGGGCTAGCTATTTTAGGTTACCAAAGTTTATGATACCCTGCCTCAATAGCGTTGCGTTGAATAATCCACTCTGAAAGTTTAACCCCATCTTCATTGAAACTTGAACATGGTTCTATAATTTTATATGGATCTTTTTCTGAAAATGTAGGCCATACCACTAAATAGAGCAGTTGATTATAGATATAGACCATATCGCCTTCAGGATATAACTGCCACCAATTAATCAAACATTCGCGATCAACAGGGTCATACATATCAGTTATAAGCGCTGCTGGTTCTTCCATATAGTAAACCCGCTCTAATGCATCGCGCCATTGCCGAATATAATCTTGCTCTGTCCAATATGATAACGACGCATAAAAAACTCTTGAAACTCTCCTTTTGCCGAGTTGATGGTGATACTTCCTAACATAGCATTCTTATGAGTTGGCTGAATCAACTCAATTCTAAATAGATCTCGCATAGCATACAACCTCTTAATCTAAATCATAAGGAGTATAGCAATCAAATCCATTGCATCTAGTTAAATCACGCTTGCTATACTCAATACATCTTGCTAACTAAGGAGCTAAGCATGCCAAAGCGTCCGCCACTCCCCGAAGCCGTCCGCGATCTTGCGCTCGATCAATTTAGGTCAAGCAATGCTGATCGCACGACCCGTGGCCGCCAAATTATCACCGCAGCCACCGATTTGGAATATCGTTGGGGCTTCGATCCTGAGAGCACAGCTGAAAATCCACTCTACCTGGTCAAAGTCCGAATTCATGCGTGGGATATTATTCAGCCAGAAATTTATAAGGTTAGCCTTGTTGATCAAGCTTTTGAAATCAGCGAAATTAAACTAGGCGATCGCAAAGTCGCTTGGAGCCATTGGCGGGTTGTGCCAGGCAGGCTGAGTTAAATGCAAACTATCGCTTGCAATATTCTAATTTTATTGATATTATTTCATATAATCTAGAATAGTAGAATATTGTAAGAGGTTAGGATACATGGCTAACTGGTTTTGGGTGTTCATGTTAGTGATCGTGTTGGTTGGATGTGGCGGTGCGAGCGTTCAACCAACGGCTGTGCCAAGTGCAGTGGCGGCGACAGCAACCACCGCAACAATTAGCAATCCTCAAACTTCCGATCAAATGCTCGATTTTATACGCCAACATGCCGCCAATACGTCGATGGTCAGCTATAGCACCAACAGCGATGGCAGCATCAACCAAGCTGATCCAGTGATTCAATTCAATGCTGAAATGCCATTGCCGCTCGCCTCGACCATGAAAATCGTGGTCTTGGCAAGCTATGCCCAAGCAGTCGAGGCGGGCACGCTTGATCCTGAAGAGCCGATTGCTATGGCCGATTGGGAGCTGTGGTATTGGCCAAATACTGATGGCGGCGCACATCCGGCGGCATTAAAACGGCTTGAAATTCCCGCCGATCAACGCGGCTTTGCCAATGACCCGCAAAAAACCGTGCCGCTCAAAACCCTTGTTCAAGCCATGATTTTCGAGAGCGATAACGCCGCTACCGATTATTTGATCGATCGCTTGGGAATGGCAGTGCTTGATCAAACGATCAAAACACTAGGAATGCAGCAGCAAACCAAAATTCTACCAATTATGGGGCTTTTTCTGTTGGTAATGAACCCCGATGCACCAATCGATTCAAGCACCCTGCCAAGCTTATTGAAGTTGGATCAAGCGAGCATCGAGCAACAAGCCTTGGCGCTAGCTGAGCGCTACAAAACAGAGCCAGCATGGCGCGAAACTGTGCGTAATCAAGGCCAAATAACCCTAACTTTGGCTGAACAAGGCCAAGTTTTTAGCCATATTATGCCCAGAGGCAGCGCCAGCGATTATGCTAAGGTAATGGCGTTGGTTGGCAATAATCAACTGATCAGCCCTAAAGTTTCGCAAACTATGCGCGAATATCTAGAATGGCCCATGACCATTCCTGGCAATGAAGCAATGTTCAAACATTTTGGCACTAAGGGTGGTAGCCTGCCGGCAATGCTAACTGAAGCGATGTTTATCCAGCCTGCTCAGGGCGAATGGGCTGATCGAACGCGGGTGGTTGTGCTCTTTTTCAATCAATTGCCCGATGCCACATGGCTTGGCCTGCTGCAAACGTTTATGCAGCAGCAATTTGCCGTGCAAGTAGCGCTAGAGCCTGCATTTGCCCAATCGGTCGCAAGCCAGCTAAAATAGGGTGATTTCAGCCAGAGGAACCAATTTCATGGATGCAGCGCAAGCCTTGCTCGACCGAATTGCCACGTTGGAAGCCCGGGTCAGTGCCTTAGAAACCCAAGCTCCGGCAACACCGCCAACCATTGACGAGAACTTGGGCTTGGTGCGCCAATTACAACAACGCACAGGCAGCGATTATGAGCATGAGCTTGGTCATGGAGCGTTTCTGTTTGCTGGCTCAATTAATTCGGCGCTTGGCAATTATGTTTGGCAGGGCGAATATGGCTTAGGCGAATTGCTGCGCTACCCTGCCGAACAACTCATTGGTGTATTGAGTGCCTTGGCCAGCCCCGTGCGTTTACAAATTATCCAGACCCTGCTGGAAAATCCGGCCAGCAGCCAAAGCCTGTTGGAACGCTTGAATATGCAATCGGCGGGCCAGTTATATCATCATCTCAAGGAATTACGCAACGCTGGGATTATTACCCAACGTGGGCGCAGCGATTACACCCTTGAAATTACAGCATTAATTCCGGTGATGGTGATTTTAGCGGCAGCCAAAAATATCGTAGACTAAGAACATAGAGCATATTTGGATAGGGTGACATGCCGAAAACCTGCGATAATAGCCCCGATTATGCTGTTGTGGAGCAACCCAATGCAAATTCAACAAATTGAAAGCGCTGCTGAGATTGCCAGCACCTTTGCCGTGATGCATGAGCTACGGCCTGCCTTAGTTGAAGCAGAGTATGTCGCCCGAATTCAAAGGATGATCCAGCGCGATGGCTATCGGATGGTCGCCGTCGTGGTTGATGGCCAAGTCCAAGCAGTGGCAGGCTATCGTTTTATGGAAATGCTGTATGCTGGAATGTTGCTGTATGTTGATGATCTGATTACTTCAGCTAGCCAACGCTCCAGTGGTCATGGCAAAGCACTGTTGGATTGGCTCAAAGCCGAAGCCAAAGCCCAAGGCTGCAACGAGCTGCATCTTGATAGTGGCGTTCATCGTGAACAAGCCCATAAATTCTATTTTCGCGAAGGCTTGACGATCAGCGCCTACCATTTTCGAATTGCGCTTGATTAACCAAAAAGCCCAGTGCTAAGCCTAACAACTTGGCACTGGGCTTGAAATTTAGCCTAACAACGGAATAACCTCAAGTGGTGCATCGCTGCTATCATCTAAATAGCGCTGAATCATGGCTGGCCGATAAATTCCGCGATCAGTCACGATGCTGCTAATCAGCTCTGGCGGGGTTACATCAAAGGCTGGATAATAGCCGCGCACGCCTTCAGGAGCGATGCGCTGACCATTCATCATTAGCACTTCATCACCGTTGCGTTCTTCAATCGGAATCTCAGCACCAGTTGCGGTGTTGAGATCAGGGCCATCGTAGCCCAACACATAAAACGGCACACCATGACGTTTTGCCAGCACGGCGTTGGTATAGGTTCCAACTTTATTGGCAATCGAGCCATCGAGCGCAATGCGATCAGCAGCCGTTATATAAACCGTAATCATATCGCGACTAAAACAAAAGCCCGACATATTATCGTTAATGACGGTCACCTGTGAGCCAATTTCCAAGGCTTGCGAGGCAGTTAGCCGAATACCTTGGCCATAGGGTCGGGTTTCGGTGGGCATGACCGCAACTTGTTTGCCCTGTTTAACCACTGCCGTGTAGAGCATCCAATTAAAGGCCGCACCAGGATAGCAAACCGTCAAAACCGTATCGCCATCAGTCAACAACTCGGCTGCTCGCACGCCACAACGTTCGGCTGAACGGTCGCCACGCTGAATTTCGCCCGCAACATAGCCATAAACCACCTCGTTTGGAGCTTGATTTTGCTCAAGTGCCTGCAAGGCTAAGCGTTCGGCCTTAGCCAAAATGGTGTGTAAATCGTCGGCAGTTGGGCGAGTGCGGCGCAAGCGTTCCAAAGCTTGGGCTAAAACCACTTGCT
Proteins encoded:
- a CDS encoding class A beta-lactamase-related serine hydrolase, whose protein sequence is MANWFWVFMLVIVLVGCGGASVQPTAVPSAVAATATTATISNPQTSDQMLDFIRQHAANTSMVSYSTNSDGSINQADPVIQFNAEMPLPLASTMKIVVLASYAQAVEAGTLDPEEPIAMADWELWYWPNTDGGAHPAALKRLEIPADQRGFANDPQKTVPLKTLVQAMIFESDNAATDYLIDRLGMAVLDQTIKTLGMQQQTKILPIMGLFLLVMNPDAPIDSSTLPSLLKLDQASIEQQALALAERYKTEPAWRETVRNQGQITLTLAEQGQVFSHIMPRGSASDYAKVMALVGNNQLISPKVSQTMREYLEWPMTIPGNEAMFKHFGTKGGSLPAMLTEAMFIQPAQGEWADRTRVVVLFFNQLPDATWLGLLQTFMQQQFAVQVALEPAFAQSVASQLK
- a CDS encoding winged helix-turn-helix domain-containing protein gives rise to the protein MDAAQALLDRIATLEARVSALETQAPATPPTIDENLGLVRQLQQRTGSDYEHELGHGAFLFAGSINSALGNYVWQGEYGLGELLRYPAEQLIGVLSALASPVRLQIIQTLLENPASSQSLLERLNMQSAGQLYHHLKELRNAGIITQRGRSDYTLEITALIPVMVILAAAKNIVD
- a CDS encoding GNAT family N-acetyltransferase, whose amino-acid sequence is MQIQQIESAAEIASTFAVMHELRPALVEAEYVARIQRMIQRDGYRMVAVVVDGQVQAVAGYRFMEMLYAGMLLYVDDLITSASQRSSGHGKALLDWLKAEAKAQGCNELHLDSGVHREQAHKFYFREGLTISAYHFRIALD
- a CDS encoding s-methyl-5-thioribose-1-phosphate isomerase, with the translated sequence MTGRLPLLTRRGDTLRYDREKGIVAILNRRLYPAQTLWVDCADLEAVAQAIETMVIQGGPPLAYAAGYGLALALDQASDYSLAQQQVVLAQALERLRRTRPTADDLHTILAKAERLALQALEQNQAPNEVVYGYVAGEIQRGDRSAERCGVRAAELLTDGDTVLTVCYPGAAFNWMLYTAVVKQGKQVAVMPTETRPYGQGIRLTASQALEIGSQVTVINDNMSGFCFSRDMITVYITAADRIALDGSIANKVGTYTNAVLAKRHGVPFYVLGYDGPDLNTATGAEIPIEERNGDEVLMMNGQRIAPEGVRGYYPAFDVTPPELISSIVTDRGIYRPAMIQRYLDDSSDAPLEVIPLLG